A region from the Haemorhous mexicanus isolate bHaeMex1 chromosome 12, bHaeMex1.pri, whole genome shotgun sequence genome encodes:
- the LOC132332931 gene encoding N-alpha-acetyltransferase 20, translated as MLGVCVVIAIIMTTLRAFTCDDLFRFNNINLDPLTETYGIPFYLQYLAHWPEYFIVAEAPGGELMGYIMGKAEGSVAREEWHGHVTALSVAPEFRRLGLAAKLMELLEEISEKKGGFFVDLFVRVSNQVAVNMYKQLGYSVYRTVLEYYSASSGEPDEDAYDMRKALSRDTEKKSVIPLPHPVRPEDIE; from the exons ATGCTCGGCGTCTGCGTCGTGATCGCCATCATCATGACAACGCTCCGCGCCTTCACCTGCGACGACCTCTTCCGATTCAACAACAT CAATCTGGACCCGCTGACCGAGACC TACGGGATTCCCTTCTACTTGCAGTACCTCGCCCACTGGCCCGAGTATTTCATCGTCGCCGAGGCTCCCGGCGGGGAGCTGATGGGTTACA TCATGGGCAAAGCCGAAGGCTCTGTGGCTAGGGAAGAATGGCATGGACACGTTACTGCTCTCTCTGTTGCACCAGAATTTCGACGGCTGGGTTTGGCTGCTAAATTAATGGAGCTCCTGGaagaaatttcagaaaa AAAGGGTGGATTTTTTGTCGATCTCTTTGTGAGAGTATCAAATCAGGTTGCTGTAAATATGTATAAGCAACTAGGCTACAGTGTGTACCGGACAGTCTTAGAGTACTACTCAGCTAGTAGTGGGGAGCCAGATGAAGATGCTTATG ATATGAGAAAAGCTCTTTCCAGAGATACAGAGAAGAAATCAGTTATACCTCTGCCTCATCCTGTGAGACCAGAAGACATTGAGTAA